CTATACGGCAAGTTGCTCCGGTGAAAGGGCATATTTTTGcattaatttcaaaatgtatagaATGGTTTTTACGAAATTCCCGAAAGAATGGAGAATTTGAGTATAACTAGAAAATCTCTAAATTTCTGGAAATATCTTGAACTTAATCTGTGCTTGAATTTTTTTGTAgtcaatcaattaaaatatgcataataagTATCAACTattaattgttatatagtaaatttatttgatattactttgtaaattaaatattttaaggCATTACctcatttataattttatttttacttgaaaaatgataaattaatgattttcttCTTATGCTATATTTTATTGCCAAAAGAACTTTAAAATTCTACTTTCTGTGAactaaaaaatcaaaatcaaatatttgaaatcatttttgataaaattagaTTATTTTCTATTGAAGGAAGTTGGCAATCCCAGTGTGACTTGAGAATTTAAGGAAGTGTTTAGACAAGTGACAGTAACTCGCTGTTTAATTGCGTAGTACCCTAGCAACACAAAAGGCCAAAAACTATGGTCATCTGTAATTCTCTGTATCCTCAGGGGGAATTAAGGCAGCAAAGCCCAAAATtagtttttttctctcttatttttgtatttgaacTTTGATTATTTTGACATCCTCTCTAACCTGACCCCTGTCTAATCAAGCATAAGGGTATGATGTCATATATAACGAAATCTATTAAAAGACCAAAGTTCTTTGTCGGTCAGCATCAGTTGAGGAATGTTTATTATGTATCAGACGTGGACTAaatctgaccaatatgttgtaacctgtagggtgtcagattagacaggttaatctgaccAATGTGTTGTAACCTGTAGGGTGTCAaattagacaggttaatctgaccaatatgttgtaacctgtagggtgtcagattagacaggttaatctgaccaatatgttgtaacctgtagggtgtcagattagagaggttaatctgaccaatatgttgtaacctgtagggtgtcagattagacaggttaatctgaccaatatgttgtaaCCTTAGGATGTGAGATTAGAGAGGTTaatctgaccaatatgttgtaacatgtagggtgtcagattagagaggttaatctgaccaatatgttgtaacctgtagggtgtcagattagacaggttaaactgaccaatatgttgtaacctgtagggtgtcagattagacaggttaatctgaccaatatgttgtaaCCTTaggatgtcagattagacaggctaatctgaccaatatgttgtaaccttagggtgtcagattagacaggttaatctgaccaatatgttgtaaCCTTAGGATGTGAGATTAGAGAGGTTaatctgaccaatatgttgtaacatgtagggtgtcagattagagaggttaatctgaccaatatgttgtaacctgtagggtgtcagattagacaggttaatctgaccaatatgttgtaaCCTTAGGATGTGAGATTAGAGAGGTTaatctgaccaatatgttgtaacatgtagggtgtcagattagagaggttaatctgaccaatatgttgtaacctgtagggtgtcagattagacaggttaatctgaccaatatgttgtaaCCTTAGGATGTGAGATTAGAGAGGTTaatctgaccaatatgttgtaacatgtagggtgtcagattagagaagttaatctgaccaatatgttgtaacctgtagggtgtcagattagacaggttaaactgaccaatatgttgtaacctgtagggtgtcagattagacaggttaatctgaccaatatgttgtaacctgtagggtgtcagattagaggggttaatctgaccaatatgttgtaacctgtagggtgtcagattagagaggttaatctgaccaatatgttgtaacctgtagggtgtcagattagacaggttaaactgaccaatatgttgtaaCCTGTAGGGTGTGGGATTAGAGAGGTTAAActgaccaatatgttgtaaTCTatagggtgtcagattagatAGGTTATAATAATAAGCAATGTTTTGTGTCTTAGACTGTGTCAGATATTAAATGCTCAAACTTTACCACAACTCCTGCCCAGGTGGTTTAATTAGGAAAAAAACACATGCACAgtatttaatttattaaaataaaaaagggcAGTGATTATTTCCCctagtttataaaaaaaaatcatctttcAGCAATAAAACATCTCTATTTATATACAACTCTATGTATTTCGTGTTTCTGTTCTTaaatcttatatataattactgaacTGATAAATTATATGTAGATATCTGGTGAAACATAGCTAAGTCTCTGTTAATTTAACTAATGATTTGGGATGGTCACAAACTGTGTGACCCAGCTGTCACAGGTCTAGGAGTTGAGGTTCTGGGTTGGAATCCATGTCTGGTCTGACTATCCTTGTGTCCAGTTCTTGGGCTACGTAGTCCTGCAACAAAATTCATGGACATCTCAAATGTCTCGGACATGTCGAATGTACTTTATGATCGCAAAAGTACTTAATACATATTGACAGGAGGCGATCCATCTGTATCAAACAGTGATTGTTTTCATACGAATGCCAGATTCCTGCAAGTACATGTAACCTATTCCATGCATAGCCAAGGGCTGTCAGCCTCTGTAGCCCTGGATGTAATTTGTACAACTCGGAGCATGTCCTGAGTTTTTATAATGGGGATTATGTCAATTATGTTATAAGGTTGAAATGTTGTTTAAGTATATGAGAAAGTGGTGTTGGTGTTATGTAGATTGTTCGgtacatacataaatatgtagACTGTATTGCATGCCAGATGTTCATTACACAAGGCGAAGTGGAGAACATTTGAAGTACTGTTTCAAAGTCTGGCAGTACAAATGACGTCTTACCTAAGTGGCTGTGAGGGAAGGGAATAAGTCTTTTTATCTCTGTATTGATTGGTAGACCGAGTTTCCCTGACCATTACAGCCTGTTTAACAGGACATTCTCAACGTCTCTGGTCACACCGTGCActcaaggtatatatatacagtaccaccGATCTCTGTGGTCACACCGTACTctcaaggtatatatatacagtaccaccAACTGAACATATGTTTGTAATGAGATTAGGAGAAGGAAAGTTATCCTGTCCGTGCTGGGACTCGCACTGGGACGCTCTGGGACGCTCTGGGATGCTCTGGGATGCTCTGGGACGCTCTGGGACATGCTCTGGGACATGCTCTGGGACGCACTGGGATGCTCTGGGACGCTCTGGCACATGCTCTGGGATGCTCTGGAACATGCTCTGGGACTAGCTTTGGGACTCGATCTAGAAGCTTCCCATTCTCTTTATAAGTGGTCATGCTACCAGCAGATTGAGAGTTAATGTGATTCCCTCCAGCTTGACCTTGCATGAGTGACCCTCTACTGACCATTtttacatacagtcaaacctaaGGTCACTGTTAATAGCAAAAACCTGTGAATAAAGGTCATCTATCTATAATATCACTTGTGtatagagaccacctgtgtatagagaccacctgtgtatatagaccacctgtgtatagagactacctgtgtataaaggtcACCTATCTATAAATttcacctgtgtatagagacaACCTGTGTATCATGGTCACATGTCTATAAATttcacctgtgtatagagacaACCTGTGTATCATGGTCACATGTCTATAAATTTCACCTGTGTATAGTGCCCACCTTTGTAAAGGCCACCTTTGTATATAGACCACCTGTGTATTGTGGTCACATTTCTATAAATGTGTATAGAAACCGTCTGTATAAAGGCCACTTGTGCATAATGGCCACTTTCAAAGTAGCataattatttctataagaACTTCTGTATAAAAGTTACCTGCCTATAAAGGTCACCTTCCTCTGGTCTCATGATGAAGAGTGGTCTTTAGACACAGGTTTCACTGTTTAGTGCTCACTATGTTCAATTAACTTTAGCTTTTTTGaattaacaaaaattaaaaaaaaagtgtcttACTAATGATTTCTCTGTGAgttctttaaaaaattttatcCAGTTTGGATATACAAGAAATTAATGCACACAATCGAAATGAAAGATGAATATCTTGACAAGAGAAATTACTcaggggcaataactctgtaagtaaAAGATAAGTTATGATATTGTCATTGCGTATGTATGTAAAAGATACTCTAAGTTATGATATTGTCATTGCGTAAAGCAGTTTTTTTTAGCATAGagggaaaatatatacatataagcaACTTAGTTTTTGAGTGACATACCGCAGTTGATATTTAGCATTTCAAAACTAGATGCTAAATTAGCTTATACTTGCTCCTTGCTAAAATAACCTGCTATAgtaatgaattattttaatttcttttgaatATATTCATCATGGTAAATAACCCAGCTTCTCTGCaatattcataattaatacaaCCTATATCAGTTCAAAtacattttgctttaaaatataagctgtattttttaTTTGGTTCTCAAGATCCAAAGTACAAATTCTATGGAGGAATTTAATTCTCAGAAGATCTAAGTCAGATATCAATTGTTTTTTCTGGATCTAGAGAATCTACATGCAATAAATACAGAGCCGCCTATCACCTGACTGTGTTTGGTGGTTCCCAAGCCTCAGGGCTGGTAAAAGATAGAACTGTGCTTAATTAGGCCCAAACAGTCTAAATGAGCTTTTGTTGTAGtgattgttgtttttgttagaGACAGTCATCTTAATAGTTGATTATACAGTGGTTTTCAGTTCAATATGGGATTATTGATCACAAAAGCATTAGGATTACATGTACGCTGGATTGCTGGGAGAGTTTTGATGGCTGAAATACACACGCCAATCACTCCTGCATGACAAGCTTTTGTTTGATTCAGATTTGTGTAAAATGGTAAATTATGGAAGCCACCTAAAAGGTAAATAGCTCTTCTTCGACTGGATTACTCTTTATTTATTTGTCCATTTTGTTTTATCCTGACTTAGAGATGTTATTCCCTGACATTGTCACTGATGGAGTTGTCTTTACATCCTGTCTGACTTGAATGGATATTATGATCTTGTTTTTTGGcacatataattttattttcattataatgaAAGTTGTAGATGATTTAAGGATGAAATTGTGATTTTAAGTGATTTTCATTTGTTGGGATGGCTTGTGGTTAAGCAAAATATCTCCAGACACTTCAATGAAAAGATTTTGTAATGAAAAGAGTTTTCTTCCGACTGTAATGGAAAGTTGTAAGCTCTTGAGAATGTAATGGGGAGAGTTGTCCTTTCCTGTATATGTAAACCGGAGAGTTGTCTTCtcctgataatgtaatgaaGAGAGTTGTCTTCTCCTGATAATGTAATTTAGAGAGTTGTCTTCtcctgataatgtaatgaaGAGAGTTGTCTTCtcctgataatgtaatgaaGAGAGTTGTCTTCtcctgataatgtaatgaaGAGAGTTGTCTTTTCCTGATACTGTAATGAAGAGAATTGTCTTCTCCTGACAATTTAATGAAGGTACTTGTCTTTTCTTGATACTGTAATAAGGAGAGTTTTATTTTCCTGATAATGTAATGTGACGAGTTGTCTTCtcctgataatgtaatgaaGAGAGTTGTCTTTTCCTGATAATATAATCCAGAGAGTTGTCTTCtcctgataatgtaatgaaGAGAGTTATCTTCtcctgataatgtaatgaaGAGAGTTGTCTTTTCCTGATAATATAATCCAGAGAGTTGTCTTCtcctgataatgtaatgaaGAGAGTTGTCTTTTCTTGATAATGAAATCAGGAAAGTTGTCTTCTGATAATGTAATGAAGAGAGTTGTCTTTtcctgataatgtaatgaaGAGAGTTGTCTTTTTCTGATACTGTAATAAGGAGAGTTGTCTTTTTCTGATAGTGTAATGAAGAGAGTTGTCTTTTCCTGATTCAGTGACTAGGAAGAGTTGTCTTTTCCTAACTTTTCAATAAAAGTTTCCTTTCCCTGACATTGTGATGCCGGAGACAATTCTTTTTATTGAATGAAGTTTTCCTTACAGCTTCTAAGTCTGTGATGAGGAGAGTTGGTTTCTTTTCCTGACTGTTTGATGAAAATAGTATATTCTGCTTTCATTGTGTTTTAAGAGTCTGGTCCTGACATTCTGATAGAGAAAGTTGTGTGTAACTTGTTTTGttatagagttatctcccctggctTTGAGACATGAGTTATATTTCCGTGGCACTGCCTGGATGTGCACAAACTGGAGAAAATGAACCATTGCATACAAAAGTACACTACATCTATAAAGATATGTGGGTGAAGCTTTTACAAGGCTGAAGACTGTAAAATACATCATCATTCTTCATACAGAACAAATTGTTTTAACAAGAAAAGTACTGAGTGATACGTGTCTATGGGGTTAATGGCGGGTACATACACGTCTGTTTCCGCCATAATCAGGTACAAGGTTTCAATGGCAGCATTTTACAGCTGACTGAAGAAATGTTTAGTTTCACTTAGGTTTAGTTTACATTGCTTTAAGGATAAACCTTACTGTGACAAATGTATCTCCTTTCATAAAGAGTTtcacaaaaatgtaatttcgTAAAACATCATGATGGCATGGTAGTTCAGACTTGTATAGAACTTTTATGAGGTACTGAAGCCTTTATGAATCATAATTATGTTCATAAAGCTGTTGATTGATACAAGTTTTCCATTCAGAATTTACAGAATGCTGCTACTCATTTCTACATCAGGGTAGACTTTAGCAATCAAGTTAAAAGTAAAGTGTGCATTTAAGAAGACAATTAGAAAAGTGTAAAATCTTTTGAAATTGTGGGTTAGAAACAACACGCTTTATTGAATCTTCATCTGTTGTGTCTTCTCTGCATTTATACGCAAACATGAAAATACAGTGACCAGTAAGGACTAGTACCTGTAACCTCTGAACTCTGAACTCTTAACTTATTGAGTTGTCCAATCCAATTCACTCCATTCTTCCCACAGGGAGTCATTCAATCCCCAAGGGAAAACACTTTTTTACAACCCAGCCTAATTTTCGTAATCTTGTTTCGAAATATACATCGATATTGCTTGAAACAAAGGGGTTGATATACCTGCAGTTACCATTGTAACGAGAGCGGAAAGATCCAATATTGGACCGATCCTGGATTTCAGCATTCCTATGTTTGGCTCTGTTAAACAACAGGCCGGGTTACGCTCCTCTGTTCAGCTTCAGgtatacatagagaatacatggtcagtgtcttaaaatataagctgtattttggcgagggtaaagaaagacaaaagtggcgagccttggcgagccacttttgtctttctgtcccgagccaaaaatacagcttatattttaagacactgaccatgtattctatttatcctgcaacagacataaaaataatcatcagaaataatcattttgaagtgaaacggtgtcaaaaatgacagaaatatgttcgccttttaaacgttgtttcactttgaagtaggtcagtcgaattgacgcacgtgctaagattccaaaatacagctgttttccgtcactgccgtatacagcaaaaatatatatggtgggtgtattccgacaatgcggtggcagttgcaggacaaatatatatatatacctgaatGAAAACGAATATAAATGGCAACTGTGTAAATAATCAACGTTGTCTTGTTATACCTTGCAATCCTCGATCGGAGACCTCATTTGTTCCAGTACTATACAGCTGTTTGATGAAGTTACGATGCTTTATTACCATATTCCAATGTATGATGCATGTACTTGCGTAAACAAGGGCATTCCCTATTGATGTCTATCACCGCATAATTTATGATTTATTCAAACTTCGTTACATTGTGTTAATTACCTACCTAATTAATCTGCATATCTCTGTAATTGTAACGAGGGTTTCAATACTCTTGTGTCGTTATTACCTAATCAGGCTGATGGTGTAAAATGTTCACCTGGGATCTCACAGATCTAGGATAGGAACTGTTCACCTGGGATCCCACAGATCTAAGATAGGAACTGTTTACCTGGGATCCCACAGATCTAGGATAGAAACTGTTTACCTGGGATCCCACAGATCTAGGATAGGAACTGTTTACCTGGGATCTCACAGATCTAGGATAGGAACTGTTCACCTGGGATCTCACAGATCTAGGATAGGAACTGTTTACCTGGGATCCCACAGATCTAGGATAGGAGCTGTTCACCTGGGATCTCACAGATCTAGGATAGGGACTGTTTACCTGGGATCTCACAGATCTAGGATAGGAACTGTTCACCTGGGATCTCACAGATCTAGGATAGGAACTGTTCACCTGGGATCCCACAGATCTAAGATAGGAACTGTTTACCTGGGATCCCACAGATCTAGGATAGGAACTGTTCACCTGGGATCCCACAGATCTAAGATAGGAACCGTTCACCTGGGATCCCAAAGATCTAAGATAGGAACTGTTTACCTGGGATCCCACAGATCTAGGATAGAAACTGTTTACCTGGGATCCCACAGATCTAGGATAGGAACTGTTCTCCTGGGATCCCACAGATCTAAGATAGGAACTGTTCACCTGGGATCCCACAGATCTAAGATAGGAACTTTTCACCTGGGATCCCACAGATCTAAGATAGGAACTTTTCACCTGGGATCCCACAGATCTAGGATAGGAACTGTTCACCTGGGATCCCACAGATCTAAGATAGGAACTGTTTACCTGGGATCCCACAGATGTTAGATAGGGACTGTTCACCTGGGATCTCACAGATGTTAGATAGGAACTGTTTACCTGGGATCCCACAGATCTAGGATAGGAACTGTTCACCTGGCCATGGGATCCCGCAGATCTAGGATAGGAACTGTTCACCTGGGATCCCACAGATCTAAGATAGGAACTGTTTACCTGGGATCCCACAGATCTAAGATAGGAACTGTTCACCTGGGATCCCACAGATCTAGGATAGGGACTGTTCACCTGGGATCCCACAGATCTAGGATAGGAACTGTTTACCTGGGATCCCACAGATCTAGGATAGGGACTGTTTACCTGGGATCCCACAGATGTTAGATAGGAGCTGTTCACCTGGGATCTCACAGATGTAGGATAGGAGCTGTTCATCTGCATGATTCAGCAGTTACAGGATATTCATTTTTACTTGGAAACCCACAGGTATTTTTGACTTCCAGTCATATATCAGAGTAATTAACGAGTTCGAATTAATTTGGTAGGTATTTCTCATTCTGTAAACTCCAAGTACCTGTGAAATGGTACATTTTTacgaaaaacaaaaattttgtCTACCGTTTATTGTCTAGATTTTGATGTTAAGAGTTTTAGGTGAGCTTGCATAGATTTGCATAGATGTCTCTCAGACATAATACTTGTTTCTCAACATGACATTAAACTTGTTAGACTTAAGGATGTACTTCAAACAGAATTTACCTCAATGACCCTGCTggtatgtataattatacaaactgAGGAACAGGGTATATGTTGGTAAGGTAAGTAATTAGAATTAAATTAGCTATTAACTGAAAGATGCATTAAAAGTTTGGTGTAATTTTTTTGTCAGAAAACATTATTTCTACTTTGCAAATGATGTAAAGGCTCTGTTCACAATTACCCTGTTCATAGAGACCACATTTACCCTGTTTGTAGAGGTCGCATATACCCTGTTTATAGAGGCCTAGGTCATTGTGTGCCCTGAACATTGAGATTACATTTACCTTATTCATTGAGGTCATTGTGTTCCATGTTCTTAGATGTCACATTTACCCTGGTGATAGAGGTGATTGTTTACCCTGGTGATAGAGGTGATTGTTTACCCTGGTGATAGAGGTGATTGTTTACCCTGGTGATAGAGGTCATTGTTTACCCTGGTGATAGAGGTCATTGTTTACCCTGGTGATAGAGGTGATTGTTTACCCTGGTGATAGAGGTGATTGTTTACCCTGGTGATAGAGGTGATTGTTTACCCTGGTGATAGAGGTGATTGTTTACCCTGGTGATAGAGGTGATTGTTTACCCTGGTGATAGAGGTGATTGTTTACCCTGGTGATAGAGGTGATTGTTTACCCTGGTGATAGAGGTGATTGTTTACCCTGGTGATAGAGGTGATTGTTTACCCTGGTGATAGAGGTCATTGTTTACCCTGGTGATAGAGGTCATTATTTACCCTGGTGATAGAGGTGATTGTTTACCCTGGTGATAGAGGTGATTGTTTACCCTGGTGATAGAGGTCATTAATTGCCCTGTTGATAGAGGTCATTATGTCACCTGTTCATAATTATATAGAGATAATTGTTTACCTTGTTCATAGAggtcaccccccccccccccccccccccccattctCAGAAGCCTATAGAAGCTACTTTACCCCACCCCGTGAGTAAGGCAGTGTGTGGGTTGTACATCAGCCATGTACATTGTCTCACAGACATGTCGAATAATTGATGGACCTCACCACCTGGAAAAGTCATtcaaataatgttaataattaCCTGTGAAATTATTACATCCATTTAATGTCGCCAATATCACTTTCATGTTTTACCATGAATATTTCAGTGTATTACGGTTGAAGGAGTTTTTGCATTGCACAAATTAATCAATATAATGAGTAGGTAAACTCCCTTTCACTGTGTGTTGTAATGACAGTCATCATGGCTGGTGCGTCAGACAGAGGTAGGAGTACCCAAAGTCTGTCATCAAAATCCATCTTACACAGGTGTCAGCTAAATATAGTTTAATCAAtaattcaacagttgtaatatATACGTGCTGTTTTAGAAGTAGTGAGAAAAACAAAGTCATTAATTATTACAGAGGTTCTTATCAAACTGGAAGCAATTGACTAGATCATCATAACATTCTGATATGAAAAGTCAAGTTCCTCATGCATGCATAATTGATTACCcatctagagttcagaggtcgTTTCCAATATGGAGTTCAGAGGTGAGAGGTCATGCCCATAAagtttagtttgtttttgtttaacgtcctattaacagccagggtcatttaaggacgtgccaggttttggaggtggaggaaagccagagtaccctgagaaaaaccaccggcctatggtcagcacctagcaactgccccacgtaggtttcaaactcgcaacccagaggtggagggctagtgataaagtgtcggtacaccttaaccactcggccaccgcagcccctatGCCCATAAAGAGGTCTGAAAAGGTCATGTACATGCTTTTATAGAGGTGAGAGGTCATGCCGATATAGAGGTCTGAAAAGGTCACATACATGTCTATCTAGAGGTAAGAGGTCATGCCCATATAGAGGTCTGAAAAGGTCACGTACATGTCTTTATAGAGGTGAGAGGTCATGCCCATATAGAGGTTTGAAAACTTCACATACATGTCTTTATAGAGGTGAGAGGTCATGCCCATATAGAGGTCTGAAAAGGTCACATACATGTCTTTATAGAGGTGAGAGGTTATGCCCATATAGAGGTCTGAAAAGGTCACATACATGTCTTTATAGAGGTGAGAGGTCATGCCCATATAGAGGTCTGAAAAGGtcatgtacatgcatatgtCGATCTAGAGGTGAGAGGTCATGATAGAGGTAAACTGGCATGTCTATCTAGATTGGAAAGGTCATGTCTAAGAGTTCAAAGGTCATTTCCAtcaaagttcaaaggtcaaaggttttATTTCCTTGGTCTGCTATAGTTTATCTTTCTGTTTTGTTGTACTTAGTGCcaaagataaataaaacaaaaaaacaaaccaaaatgaTCCGTTTGTCTCTGGTTAATTGTGTTACAGACACGATTCTTTCAGACAATTAAGCTTGTACTGTTTTCGACACAAAGTGAATTAGATTAAATACAACTAGGGAGAAGTCTTAGATACTATTTTACTCCAGACAGACGACAATGTATCAACATAGCTGGTCTGTTCACCAGAGAATCAAGTCTGTCCAGATTAACTACAGGAGTATATGGCCGTCTTCACAAGACATTGTCCCTAAAGACAAGATACAGGCGAGTGTAGAGCGGGGAATATTGTGAAAATGTGTATACAGGCTTAGAACAATGAAGGGAAATCGCCATTGACGACAGCCATTATCAGCTGTTTTCTTTCCTTCCGATCACAGACCTGTTTCGGATATACTATGGGGCTCTTAACAACTGCCATCAACCTATtgaagagttgtctcccttccctTCCATTACTGGTAGtttgcattttgtttttagCTGTTGAATGCCTCCTTATTTTGTTGtcatttaaattcaatttttatttggtaattcttttatatattttcaagaaatattcaaaaaaaaTTTACTAATTCTTTTCGCAACCCAAGCTCAGCAGGTTCAACATTCAGACggtttattttttcttcaatgATGGTTCTTAAACAAAAATTTAGAAATATAAGCATagagttttaaaaaataatgtgaTAAAAAGATACCAGGTatgttgatttttgttttctatataagCTTTTGAGTCTCTCAGGGCTTATCAGTTTGAGATTTTTCAgcttaattaaaaattttgaaattagaatttttttgaatttattaATGAATGGAAACAATTATCTTAAGGTATTCCTTTTGaagtcatatacatgtagattgaATTGAGAAAAATATGCACACGGTGAAAAGATGGATAGTTAAGGAGATCATTTTGATCATGATCATGCGAATGTTTGAAAAACTGCCAACAGCaattgtatgtttgtattcgTCGTTGAGGAGTGTATGCCGATGTGTATCTGCAGCATGTTTTATTTAGATGTTATTTAAGATAGGTATGTATGAAGAAATTGTGAATTGATCAGATTATCTTGGATGGAGAGGATCATTGACCTGTATAATTAGCCCTAGCTTGTTAAATACTTGTGCTGTTAAGTGCTCTGGAAGCACTGCGTCTGTATATTTAATGAAACATTAGATATTGTCTCTGCATTATCGCTGTTCCGATAATGGGACTTGGGTGATGAACGATTGGTATACGAAACCTCGTCAATTTCCCAGGTGGGTGATACAAGCCGGTTAATATTTTAGACTAGTAACATTTTTGATGATTAAACATTGTTTCAAAAGGATCATGAAATATACAACAGCCCATTCACAAGATTATTGAAATTTTCTCCCATCCGTTGTCAGTTTCGCTATCagacatatatgtctgtatCAGTGAAATTTGATCCCTAGCATTAGAGTGGGCATGTTGACTGAAAGTATGTGCATGCTTGAATCGGTAAAGTATATGGCAAttatgtttataaaacacaatTGGAAATAATTAGTGTATTTTCATGTTACTTTACTTGATACTGtccataaaatgtttttttgtcaGATAAATTCATTTTATA
This genomic stretch from Pecten maximus chromosome 13, xPecMax1.1, whole genome shotgun sequence harbors:
- the LOC117340746 gene encoding uncharacterized threonine-rich GPI-anchored glycoprotein PJ4664.02-like; this translates as MQMNSSYPTSVRSQVNSSYLTSVGSQVNSPYPRSVGSQVNSSYPRSVGSQVNSPYPRSVGSQVNSSYLRSVGSQVNSSYLRSVGSQVNSSYPRSAGSHGQVNSSYPRSVGSQVNSSYLTSVRSQVNSPYLTSVGSQVNSSYLRSVGSQVNSSYPRSVGSQVKSSYLRSVGSQVKSSYLRSVGSQVNSSYLRSVGSQENSSYPRSVGSQVNSFYPRSVGSQVNSSYLRSLGSQVNGSYLRSVGSQVNSSYPRSVGSQVNSSYLRSVGSQVNSSYPRSVRSQVNSSYPRSVRSQVNSPYPRSVRSQVNSSYPRSVGSQVNSSYPRSVRSQVNSSYPRSVRSQVNSSYPRSVGSQVNSFYPRSVGSQVNSSYLRSVGSQVNSSYPRSVRSQVNILHHQPD